Proteins from one Hypanus sabinus isolate sHypSab1 unplaced genomic scaffold, sHypSab1.hap1 scaffold_1086, whole genome shotgun sequence genomic window:
- the LOC132386273 gene encoding natural killer cells antigen CD94-like, with protein sequence MEQTCYKDWVRNEDRCYFISTFETSYRGATKQCSNYTSRLLQLNTTEEKNFFFNAVCHQNRKYWIGKCKDGKVASNVLYKTHSGNLHCTECKSSSGRSPCNRNEHHFICETAASVYPDIPEEIQDLCRHPIRELSIM encoded by the exons agcaaactTGTTACAAGGATTGGGTCAGAAATGAAGatcggtgttatttcatatccacgttTGAAACATCTTACCGTGGAGCGACGAAACAATGTTCAAACTACACATCGAGGCTTCTTCAATTAAATACAACAGAGGAAAAG aatttttttttcaacGCTGTCTGCCAtcaaaatagaaaatactggattggaaaatgtaaAGACGG GAAAGTGGCCTCTAATGTCCTGTACAAGACACACTCTGGGAACCTCCATTGCACTGAATGTAAATCGTCCAGTGGGCGATCCCCTTGCAATCGTAATGAACACCATTTCATCTGCGAGACGGCTGCATCTGTGTACCCGGATATTCCTGAGGAGATCCAGGATCTCTGTCGACATCCAATACGGGAGTTATCAATCATGTGA